One region of Streptomyces rishiriensis genomic DNA includes:
- a CDS encoding RluA family pseudouridine synthase, with translation MSTIPETRTLPVPDGLEGERVDAAISRMFGFSRTKAAELAAAGKVTVDGSVVGKSERVIGGAWLEVEMPPAPAPVQIVAEPVEGMEIVHDDDDVVVIVKPVGVAAHPSPGWSGTTVIGGLAAAGYRISTSGAAERQGIVHRLDVGTSGLMVVAKSERAYTSLKRQFKERTVDKRYHTLVQGHPDPTSGTIDAPIGRHPHHDYKWAVTAEGKPSVTHYDLIEAFRAASLLDVKLETGRTHQIRVHMAAHRHPCVGDLTYGADPTLSKRLGLTRQWLHAVRLGFEHPGDGQWAEFASDYPEDLERALEQVRVETYG, from the coding sequence GTGAGCACGATTCCCGAGACCCGTACCCTGCCCGTGCCGGACGGCCTGGAGGGCGAGCGCGTAGACGCCGCCATCTCCCGCATGTTCGGCTTCTCCCGTACGAAGGCCGCCGAGCTGGCTGCGGCGGGGAAGGTCACGGTCGACGGCTCGGTGGTCGGCAAGTCGGAGCGGGTGATCGGCGGGGCCTGGCTGGAGGTCGAGATGCCGCCGGCGCCGGCGCCGGTGCAGATCGTCGCCGAGCCGGTCGAGGGCATGGAGATCGTGCACGACGACGACGACGTGGTCGTGATCGTCAAGCCGGTCGGCGTGGCCGCGCACCCCTCGCCCGGCTGGAGCGGAACGACCGTCATCGGCGGGCTCGCCGCCGCCGGGTACCGCATCTCCACCTCCGGTGCCGCCGAGCGCCAGGGCATCGTGCACCGCCTCGACGTCGGCACCTCGGGCCTCATGGTGGTCGCCAAGTCGGAGCGGGCGTACACGTCGCTGAAGCGCCAGTTCAAGGAGCGCACGGTCGACAAGCGCTACCACACGCTCGTCCAGGGCCACCCCGACCCGACCAGCGGCACGATCGACGCGCCCATCGGCCGGCACCCGCACCACGACTACAAGTGGGCGGTCACGGCCGAGGGCAAGCCGTCCGTCACGCACTACGACCTGATCGAGGCCTTCCGTGCGGCCTCCCTGCTGGACGTGAAGCTGGAGACGGGACGTACGCACCAGATCCGCGTCCACATGGCCGCCCACCGCCACCCCTGCGTCGGCGACCTGACGTACGGAGCCGACCCCACGCTCTCCAAGCGGCTGGGCCTGACGCGGCAGTGGCTGCACGCCGTGCGGCTGGGCTTCGAGCACCCCGGTGACGGGCAGTGGGCGGAGTTCGCCAGCGACTACCCCGAGGACCTGGAAAGGGCCCTGGAGCAGGTCCGCGTGGAGACCTACGGATGA
- the lspA gene encoding signal peptidase II, with product MAEAERVIGTPDTPETGSEPEQSSGPGGQESTEARPRGKRRIAVLFTVATVAYVIDLVSKMIVVAKLEHHAPIEIVGDWLRFEAIRNAGAAFGFGEAFTIIFTVIAAAVIVVIARLARKLYSLPWAIALGLLLGGALGNLTDRIFRAPGVFEGAVVDFIAPKHFAVFNLADSAIVCGGILIVLLSFKGLDPDGTVHKD from the coding sequence GTGGCAGAGGCGGAGCGCGTCATCGGTACGCCGGACACCCCAGAGACGGGATCCGAGCCGGAGCAGTCGTCCGGCCCGGGCGGCCAGGAGAGCACCGAGGCGCGGCCCAGGGGCAAGCGCCGGATCGCCGTGCTCTTCACCGTCGCCACGGTGGCGTACGTGATCGACCTGGTGAGCAAGATGATCGTGGTCGCCAAGCTGGAGCATCACGCGCCGATCGAGATCGTCGGGGACTGGCTGCGGTTCGAGGCCATCCGCAACGCGGGCGCGGCCTTCGGCTTCGGCGAGGCCTTCACCATCATCTTCACGGTGATCGCGGCTGCCGTGATCGTGGTGATCGCCCGGCTCGCCCGCAAGCTCTACAGCCTGCCCTGGGCGATCGCCCTGGGCCTGCTGCTGGGCGGCGCGCTGGGCAACCTCACCGACCGGATCTTCCGCGCGCCGGGCGTTTTCGAGGGCGCGGTCGTGGACTTCATCGCGCCGAAGCACTTCGCCGTCTTCAACCTCGCCGACTCGGCGATCGTCTGCGGCGGCATCCTGATCGTGCTGCTGTCCTTCAAGGGCCTGGACCCGGACGGGACCGTCCACAAGGACTGA